Proteins encoded in a region of the Elizabethkingia bruuniana genome:
- a CDS encoding inorganic phosphate transporter — MDFPILLIVIIALALIFDYINGFHDAANSIATIVSTKVLTPFQAVLWAALWNFAAFFLAAYVIGEFKIGNTIAKTVNENFITLEVIFSGLIAAIAWNLLTWWFGIPSSSSHTLIGGFLGAALMHAFVTDYNQIAAAQPGLGFFDTFSLAFKQLTTQGVVKFNVVIPIFLFIFLAPLIGMVISIIITLIIVHLYKRSNPHKADQAFKKLQLASSALFSLTHGLNDAQKVMGIIGAAVIFYHVNILQDGYAAMPSADRFNYFAQHYLWVPLVSFLAIALGTMSGGWKIIKTMGTKITKVTPLEGVSAETAGALTLFITEYLAIPVSTTHTITGSIIGVGLTKRVSAVRWGITVSLLWAWVLTIPISALVAAIAYLIVILF; from the coding sequence ATGGATTTTCCTATTTTACTAATAGTTATTATTGCTTTAGCACTAATCTTTGATTATATCAATGGTTTCCATGACGCAGCCAATTCTATTGCCACAATTGTATCCACAAAAGTATTGACGCCATTTCAGGCTGTACTGTGGGCAGCATTATGGAATTTTGCCGCTTTCTTCCTTGCAGCGTATGTAATAGGGGAATTTAAAATTGGAAATACCATTGCTAAAACGGTTAACGAAAATTTCATTACTCTCGAAGTAATTTTCTCAGGACTTATTGCTGCTATAGCATGGAACCTGCTTACCTGGTGGTTTGGAATTCCTTCCTCTTCATCACATACTCTTATCGGAGGTTTCTTAGGCGCTGCTCTAATGCACGCTTTTGTTACAGATTACAACCAGATAGCTGCAGCACAACCGGGGCTTGGCTTTTTTGATACGTTCTCTTTAGCATTCAAGCAACTGACGACTCAGGGGGTTGTTAAATTTAATGTAGTAATCCCTATCTTCTTATTTATTTTCCTGGCACCTCTTATCGGGATGGTTATTTCAATTATCATTACACTGATTATTGTACATCTTTATAAAAGGAGTAATCCTCATAAGGCAGATCAGGCGTTCAAAAAACTACAGTTAGCTTCTTCGGCCCTGTTTAGTTTAACGCACGGTTTGAATGATGCGCAAAAAGTAATGGGTATTATCGGAGCCGCAGTAATCTTTTACCATGTAAACATTTTACAGGACGGATATGCTGCAATGCCTTCAGCTGACAGATTCAACTACTTTGCACAACATTACCTTTGGGTACCATTGGTATCTTTCCTTGCCATCGCATTGGGAACAATGAGTGGCGGCTGGAAGATTATCAAGACCATGGGAACAAAAATTACAAAAGTAACTCCATTAGAAGGTGTAAGTGCAGAAACTGCAGGAGCGCTAACATTATTCATCACTGAATATTTAGCTATTCCGGTTTCTACAACGCACACTATTACAGGTTCTATCATTGGTGTAGGACTTACAAAACGTGTTTCCGCGGTACGCTGGGGAATTACAGTAAGCTTACTTTGGGCATGGGTACTTACGATTCCAATCAGTGCTCTTGTAGCGGCTATTGCATATCTTATTGTAATATTATTCTAA
- a CDS encoding polyprenyl synthetase family protein, giving the protein MKFFDQYQDLVSEGIEKHKFTQKPTELYDPINYIISHGGKRLRPMMVMMACDLFGGDMETAIKPALAIEFFHNFTLIHDDIMDEAPLRRNKPTIHTLHGINTGILSGDALMIKAYQFFEDLEPELFKKCVKIFSETGAVLCEGQQLDINFENMPNVTYRDYMLMITNKTGVLSAASLKIGALIGGASDEQAEYLYNFGLHIGIAFQIMDDYLDVFGKQEQFGKKHAGDIFENKKTILYLIALKFANEEERRELNFWYSKKTDNIDKVYGVEKIFRRTKVDEKVQRLIQRHNEKGQHYLNKINLPDDKKQPFIELANYLLKRDS; this is encoded by the coding sequence ATGAAGTTTTTTGATCAATATCAGGACCTTGTTTCCGAGGGAATAGAGAAACATAAATTTACGCAGAAGCCAACTGAGCTATACGATCCCATTAACTACATTATCTCACACGGGGGGAAAAGATTGCGCCCGATGATGGTGATGATGGCATGTGATCTGTTTGGTGGTGATATGGAAACAGCTATAAAGCCGGCACTAGCAATCGAATTCTTTCATAATTTCACGCTAATTCACGATGATATTATGGACGAAGCGCCACTACGCCGTAATAAGCCTACAATTCATACTCTGCATGGTATTAATACCGGAATTCTTTCAGGAGATGCATTAATGATTAAAGCCTACCAATTCTTTGAAGATCTGGAACCGGAATTATTCAAAAAATGTGTGAAGATATTCTCTGAAACAGGAGCTGTACTATGCGAAGGTCAGCAGTTAGATATTAACTTCGAGAATATGCCAAATGTAACTTATCGTGATTATATGTTAATGATCACTAATAAAACAGGTGTACTGAGTGCTGCATCTCTTAAGATAGGAGCGCTTATTGGTGGTGCCAGCGATGAGCAGGCTGAATACCTTTACAACTTCGGATTACATATTGGTATTGCATTCCAGATTATGGATGATTACCTGGATGTATTCGGAAAGCAGGAGCAATTTGGTAAAAAACATGCCGGAGATATTTTTGAAAATAAAAAAACTATCCTATACCTTATCGCATTAAAATTTGCAAACGAAGAGGAACGCAGAGAACTAAACTTCTGGTATTCCAAGAAAACGGATAATATTGACAAAGTTTACGGTGTAGAAAAAATATTCCGCAGAACTAAAGTTGATGAGAAAGTACAGCGTCTGATCCAAAGACATAACGAAAAAGGTCAGCACTACTTAAATAAAATTAATCTTCCTGACGATAAGAAGCAGCCATTTATAGAACTTGCAAACTATCTGTTAAAAAGAGATTCATAA
- a CDS encoding bacteriocin-like protein encodes MKNFKKLSRTDLKKVTGRGLACTYSYKTEMEIGQRFQANAGHGQVVNRLIVTLVSAVVHYV; translated from the coding sequence ATGAAAAATTTCAAAAAACTTTCAAGAACAGATTTAAAAAAGGTAACAGGTAGAGGATTAGCTTGTACCTATAGCTACAAGACAGAAATGGAAATTGGACAACGTTTTCAGGCGAATGCAGGTCATGGCCAGGTAGTGAATCGGCTTATTGTGACATTGGTGTCGGCAGTGGTCCATTACGTGTAA
- a CDS encoding GSCFA domain-containing protein: protein MLFRTEIQLAESKQKIQAEDRIFSIGSCFATEMASIFASGQLQTVNNPFGTIFHPIAVNNALKRIYEGREYTEEDFIYHQGKYISLDHHTSFDDQYLHKSLDRINQSLNEAVEFLREAKWIIITYGTSWIYEFTEQNRIVANCHKIPQKHFTKRLLSHLEITDAISETINMLKDISSEKLQVLFTISPVRHVKDGIVENQRSKSLLINAVHEMVEVSEYCEYLPIYEILMDDLRDYRFYKEDLIHPNNQAIQYIWEKFSKAYITPETLDFMKENLKINQALMHRPIQHNSEEYIIFKEKLKERIAQQQQKVHHNIFRDVRI from the coding sequence ATGCTTTTCAGAACTGAAATACAACTTGCCGAAAGCAAGCAGAAAATTCAGGCTGAAGATCGTATTTTCAGCATTGGAAGTTGTTTCGCTACAGAAATGGCTTCCATTTTTGCTTCCGGACAGTTACAAACCGTCAATAATCCTTTCGGAACAATATTCCATCCTATAGCTGTAAATAATGCACTAAAAAGGATTTATGAAGGCCGAGAATATACTGAAGAGGATTTCATTTACCATCAGGGAAAATACATCAGTCTGGATCATCATACGAGTTTTGATGATCAGTATCTTCATAAAAGTCTTGACAGAATTAACCAATCATTAAATGAAGCGGTTGAATTTTTAAGAGAAGCGAAATGGATTATCATTACCTATGGAACATCCTGGATATATGAATTTACAGAGCAAAACAGAATTGTTGCCAATTGCCATAAAATACCTCAGAAACATTTTACAAAAAGACTTTTGTCACATCTGGAAATTACTGATGCTATTTCGGAAACGATTAATATGCTGAAAGACATTTCCTCTGAAAAATTACAGGTACTATTTACCATTAGCCCTGTAAGGCATGTTAAAGATGGTATTGTAGAAAATCAGCGAAGCAAATCTTTACTGATTAATGCAGTTCATGAAATGGTAGAAGTATCAGAATATTGCGAATATTTGCCAATTTATGAAATTCTGATGGATGACCTCAGAGATTACAGGTTTTATAAAGAAGATCTGATTCATCCAAACAATCAGGCTATACAATACATCTGGGAAAAGTTTTCGAAAGCCTATATTACACCAGAAACTCTTGACTTTATGAAAGAGAATCTGAAAATAAACCAGGCGCTTATGCACCGCCCTATTCAGCATAATTCTGAAGAATATATTATTTTTAAAGAAAAACTGAAGGAACGGATTGCCCAGCAACAACAGAAAGTACATCACAATATTTTTCGTGATGTGAGAATTTAA
- a CDS encoding DUF47 domain-containing protein yields MGIGNIFHAFQPKDKIFFVLFEKVTDNLVEMSNEFNNGLKDFDLNDDSMLKKMSDYEHKNDDLTHEIFVELGKNFITPFDREDIHELATGLDDIADYIYASAKYIYLYKSPQQKSYTDFSLLIHKACIEIQNAMKNLKGFKNMEQVKEACIKVNSIENIADDLLSNSMVELFETNDAINVIKVSSVLNYLEIVTDKAEDVANTIENIMIKYA; encoded by the coding sequence ATGGGAATTGGTAATATTTTCCACGCATTTCAACCAAAGGATAAGATTTTCTTTGTCCTTTTTGAGAAAGTAACAGACAATCTTGTCGAGATGTCAAATGAGTTTAACAACGGTTTAAAGGATTTTGATCTGAACGACGATTCAATGCTTAAAAAAATGAGCGACTATGAACACAAAAATGATGATCTTACTCACGAGATTTTTGTGGAACTAGGAAAAAACTTTATCACACCTTTTGACCGTGAAGATATCCATGAGCTGGCTACAGGTCTTGATGATATTGCTGATTATATTTATGCTTCTGCAAAGTATATTTATCTATACAAATCTCCACAACAAAAATCATACACAGATTTCTCTTTATTAATCCATAAAGCTTGTATCGAGATCCAGAATGCGATGAAGAACCTGAAAGGTTTCAAAAACATGGAGCAGGTAAAAGAAGCTTGTATTAAAGTAAACTCTATTGAAAACATTGCGGATGATTTATTATCCAACTCAATGGTAGAATTGTTTGAAACAAATGACGCTATAAACGTTATTAAAGTTTCGTCTGTATTAAACTATCTTGAAATCGTTACAGATAAGGCTGAAGATGTAGCCAATACTATTGAAAACATCATGATTAAATACGCCTAA
- a CDS encoding TatD family hydrolase, producing MIDTHTHLYSEQFDEDRDKAIKRAKEAGVEKFYLPAIDSETHEKMLELEAQYPDEIFAMMGLHPCSVQPETWKKELALVKEYLDKRPFCAVGEIGIDLYWDKSTLDIQVKAFEQQIDWAIEMDLPIVIHTRESFNETFEVLERKKHPKLRGIFHCFSGNLDQAQHAIDLGFILGIGGVVTFKNGKIDQFLNEIPLDKIVLETDSPYLAPVPHRGKRNESAYTALVLGKLVDLYKKDYKDIEAITNQNALNIFGMK from the coding sequence ATGATTGATACTCACACCCACCTATACTCCGAACAATTTGATGAAGACAGAGATAAGGCTATTAAACGGGCTAAAGAAGCTGGTGTTGAAAAGTTTTATCTTCCTGCTATAGATTCAGAAACTCATGAAAAAATGCTGGAACTGGAAGCCCAATATCCAGACGAAATCTTTGCAATGATGGGCCTGCATCCTTGCAGTGTACAACCTGAAACCTGGAAAAAAGAACTTGCTCTGGTAAAAGAATATCTGGATAAAAGACCATTCTGTGCTGTAGGAGAGATTGGAATAGATCTTTACTGGGACAAATCTACATTGGATATTCAGGTAAAAGCATTTGAACAGCAAATTGACTGGGCTATTGAAATGGATTTACCAATCGTAATTCATACAAGAGAAAGCTTCAACGAAACTTTTGAAGTTTTAGAAAGAAAGAAGCACCCAAAATTAAGAGGTATATTCCATTGCTTTTCAGGGAACCTGGATCAGGCACAACATGCTATAGACTTAGGATTTATATTAGGGATAGGCGGTGTTGTCACTTTTAAGAATGGAAAAATAGATCAATTTCTAAATGAAATTCCACTGGACAAAATTGTTCTGGAAACCGACTCTCCATATCTGGCTCCTGTTCCCCACCGTGGCAAGAGAAACGAAAGTGCATATACAGCCTTGGTTCTTGGAAAACTTGTAGATCTTTATAAGAAGGACTATAAAGATATTGAGGCTATAACCAACCAGAATGCACTGAATATTTTTGGAATGAAATAA
- a CDS encoding energy transducer TonB, protein MKPFQHLNHEFALNEIVFENRNKFYGAYDLRNRAGQYMNRALFSGILFFGALTAAAIIYTNLANSKVVEVPPPTLFNGVIVNEPQDPVKPKDPEPVQPQPQKVVKTIDTQVPTPVNNPPIEKITTKVPPDAVSGTQNVEGPVATNPNIPAPTIKTTPGNEIVPAPPQPKILSNDPATVVDVEAAYVGGLDSFRNKIKENFDGSVMDGTEGVIKTMVTFIVERDGTITNIKADGPNRDFNAEAIRTIKSVKGKWNPAKLEGQNVRSYFRIPVSMKFE, encoded by the coding sequence ATGAAGCCATTCCAACATCTGAACCACGAGTTCGCTTTGAATGAAATTGTTTTTGAAAACAGAAACAAATTTTATGGTGCCTATGACCTGAGAAATCGGGCAGGGCAGTATATGAATAGGGCCCTTTTTTCTGGGATTCTTTTCTTTGGTGCACTGACAGCAGCGGCTATAATTTATACCAATCTTGCAAATTCAAAAGTAGTTGAAGTTCCGCCGCCAACATTATTTAATGGGGTTATTGTTAATGAACCTCAGGATCCTGTAAAACCAAAAGATCCGGAACCAGTTCAGCCACAACCACAAAAAGTTGTAAAGACAATTGATACTCAGGTGCCAACTCCGGTAAATAATCCACCAATTGAGAAGATTACGACGAAGGTACCACCAGATGCTGTTTCTGGAACACAGAATGTAGAAGGGCCAGTTGCAACGAATCCAAATATTCCGGCTCCGACAATTAAAACAACTCCAGGAAATGAAATTGTACCTGCTCCACCACAACCAAAGATTTTATCGAATGATCCTGCTACTGTTGTTGATGTTGAAGCTGCTTATGTTGGAGGATTGGATTCTTTCCGTAATAAGATTAAAGAGAACTTTGACGGAAGTGTAATGGATGGAACAGAAGGTGTTATTAAAACAATGGTAACCTTTATTGTAGAAAGAGATGGTACAATTACCAATATAAAAGCAGATGGCCCTAACAGAGATTTTAATGCAGAGGCTATTCGTACGATAAAATCAGTAAAAGGCAAATGGAATCCTGCTAAATTGGAAGGTCAGAA
- a CDS encoding TlpA family protein disulfide reductase, with translation MKRAILFFGIILSGLTFAQQTPKVLKTLFTKEALAQKITAENGDVMSIKDVFSKHKGKVIVLDLWAGWCRDCILALPKAEELEKNNPDVHFVFFSLDRNREGFDKSLEKFNMKGKENYWFSEGWKNNFNNYIDLNWIPRYLVIDQKSKIAKYYAITPDDPEIQSTINKLLKK, from the coding sequence ATGAAAAGAGCCATTCTATTTTTCGGAATAATTTTATCCGGTTTAACCTTCGCTCAGCAAACCCCTAAAGTATTAAAGACCTTATTTACAAAAGAAGCATTAGCACAGAAAATTACTGCTGAAAACGGAGATGTTATGTCTATTAAAGATGTGTTTAGTAAACATAAAGGAAAAGTTATTGTGCTCGATCTTTGGGCGGGATGGTGTAGAGATTGTATTCTGGCATTGCCAAAGGCAGAAGAACTGGAAAAAAACAATCCTGATGTTCATTTTGTATTCTTTTCATTGGATCGCAACAGAGAAGGATTTGACAAAAGCCTTGAAAAATTCAATATGAAAGGAAAAGAAAACTACTGGTTTTCCGAAGGATGGAAAAATAATTTTAATAATTATATTGATCTTAACTGGATTCCACGTTATCTGGTTATTGATCAGAAATCTAAGATTGCAAAATATTATGCTATCACTCCGGACGATCCGGAAATACAATCAACCATCAATAAACTCCTTAAAAAATAA
- a CDS encoding adenylosuccinate synthase, protein MSTYVVVGLQYGDEGKGKITDVLSAKSDYVVRFQGGDNAGHTVYVGDNKFVLQLLPSGVLQCRGKCFLANGVVVNPKSFLKEIQQIEDKGMKTDHVFISRRAHVIMPYHILLDTYREEEQGGTQIGTTKKGIGPCYEDKISRVGIRMVDLLNPEILREKIEKNLKLKNALFSKYFDKPEMDVEEIYNEFLELGEKLKDRIVDTELEINEAIKEGKNILFEGAQALMLDIDFGTYPYVTSSSPSTGGVCTGAGVPPTSLQNLIGVAKAYCTRVGNGPFPTELDDELGENIRRIGGEFGAVTGRPRRTGWLDLVSLKHACMINGINNLVITKLDVMTGLGKLKIATHYKTEDGKIIDYFTSSTTKLYNYEPIYEELEGWDEDITTVRSYDELPATAKKYIEFIEKYLGINVYLVSVGPERSQNIIRKELF, encoded by the coding sequence ATGTCAACTTACGTTGTAGTAGGCCTTCAGTATGGAGATGAAGGTAAAGGTAAAATTACGGATGTTCTTTCCGCTAAATCAGATTACGTAGTACGTTTTCAAGGTGGAGATAATGCAGGACATACTGTATATGTAGGAGATAATAAATTTGTCCTGCAACTTTTACCATCAGGTGTTTTACAATGCCGTGGAAAATGTTTCCTTGCTAATGGGGTAGTAGTAAATCCTAAATCTTTCCTGAAAGAAATTCAGCAGATTGAAGATAAAGGAATGAAAACAGATCACGTGTTTATTAGCCGCAGAGCGCATGTGATTATGCCTTATCATATTCTCTTGGATACTTATAGAGAAGAAGAGCAGGGAGGTACGCAGATCGGAACAACCAAAAAAGGTATCGGCCCATGTTACGAAGACAAAATTTCCAGAGTAGGTATCCGTATGGTAGACTTACTAAATCCTGAAATACTAAGAGAAAAGATTGAAAAAAATCTAAAGCTTAAAAATGCTTTGTTCTCCAAATATTTTGATAAGCCGGAAATGGATGTTGAAGAGATTTACAATGAATTTTTAGAATTAGGAGAAAAGCTAAAAGACAGAATTGTAGATACTGAGCTTGAAATAAACGAAGCAATTAAAGAAGGTAAAAATATCCTTTTTGAAGGAGCTCAGGCTTTAATGCTTGATATAGACTTCGGAACTTATCCATATGTTACATCATCTTCTCCTTCTACAGGTGGGGTTTGTACAGGTGCTGGTGTTCCGCCAACATCTCTTCAAAACCTTATTGGTGTGGCAAAAGCTTACTGTACAAGAGTAGGAAACGGACCTTTCCCTACAGAATTGGATGACGAGCTTGGAGAAAATATCCGTAGAATTGGTGGTGAGTTTGGAGCTGTAACCGGAAGGCCAAGAAGAACAGGTTGGTTAGATCTTGTTTCTTTAAAGCATGCTTGTATGATTAACGGTATCAACAATCTTGTAATTACTAAATTAGATGTAATGACAGGTCTTGGTAAACTAAAGATTGCTACACACTATAAAACTGAAGATGGTAAGATCATTGATTACTTCACTTCTTCTACAACCAAGTTATATAACTATGAGCCTATCTATGAAGAATTAGAAGGTTGGGATGAAGATATTACTACAGTAAGAAGCTATGACGAGCTTCCTGCAACAGCTAAGAAGTATATTGAGTTTATCGAAAAATACTTAGGTATTAATGTTTACTTAGTTTCTGTAGGACCAGAGCGTTCTCAGAATATTATCAGAAAAGAGCTTTTCTAA
- a CDS encoding TlpA disulfide reductase family protein has protein sequence MKLNTFYFILFLLFILSCSRDKQTVIEGNIPNLPDGTVYLYKDWAGNKIDSTRSKNGVFSFTYKWDNSGEPVYLGIDHKDDKGISRLFSFPTHAKYRGSGWNTSTFLSDSVISIKGNIKDFTPKELMLTEKVKLVEGPPIITGRQTEVYYNTDGDFFDNVKSNKTNIIKEKIKQYPYSYHLLYKLVQNKNNYNADEIKSFMESFKGDITQSSTYKKLESYNQKRFNKKGIMLPLLEDENGNQLKVIDTKYKKHLIIFWASWCGPCKAEIPLLKKVHSKTDASTEFVSISIDNDENAWKKALKDEKMEWKQLIVNSSSPAYESFQIILKLNNAIPYTVLVNNNLKILASSTGLSSEEELNKLIETN, from the coding sequence ATGAAATTAAATACCTTCTACTTTATTCTCTTTCTATTATTTATTCTATCCTGCTCCAGAGATAAACAAACTGTGATTGAAGGTAATATTCCGAATCTACCTGACGGTACTGTATATCTATATAAAGACTGGGCAGGTAATAAAATTGATAGTACAAGATCAAAAAATGGTGTATTTAGCTTTACATATAAGTGGGATAATTCCGGTGAACCTGTCTATTTAGGTATAGATCATAAAGATGACAAAGGTATTTCCAGGCTTTTCAGCTTTCCTACACATGCAAAATACAGAGGTTCCGGCTGGAATACTTCAACCTTTCTTTCCGATTCTGTGATATCAATAAAAGGAAATATCAAAGATTTTACACCAAAAGAGCTTATGCTTACTGAGAAAGTAAAGTTAGTTGAAGGTCCCCCAATTATTACAGGCAGACAAACTGAAGTATATTATAATACAGATGGTGATTTTTTTGATAATGTAAAATCTAACAAAACTAATATTATTAAAGAAAAGATAAAACAATATCCATATTCTTATCATCTGCTATATAAACTGGTTCAGAATAAGAATAATTATAATGCTGATGAAATTAAAAGTTTTATGGAATCTTTCAAAGGTGACATTACCCAAAGTAGTACTTATAAAAAGCTTGAAAGTTATAACCAGAAACGTTTTAATAAAAAGGGTATTATGTTACCACTATTAGAGGATGAGAATGGTAATCAATTAAAAGTTATAGATACCAAGTATAAAAAGCATCTTATTATATTCTGGGCAAGCTGGTGCGGACCATGCAAAGCAGAAATTCCTTTGTTAAAAAAAGTACACAGTAAGACTGATGCTTCTACCGAGTTTGTATCGATCTCAATAGACAATGATGAGAATGCATGGAAAAAAGCATTAAAAGATGAAAAAATGGAATGGAAACAACTGATCGTAAATAGCAGCTCTCCAGCTTACGAATCTTTTCAAATAATTCTTAAACTAAACAATGCTATTCCTTATACAGTATTAGTAAATAATAATCTCAAAATATTAGCATCTTCAACCGGTTTATCTTCCGAAGAAGAATTAAATAAATTAATAGAAACGAATTAA
- a CDS encoding DEAD/DEAH box helicase, which yields MNLFTETNLSPEILKAIGELGYESPTEIQKQTIPFISSDVRDLIALAQTGTGKTAAFSLPILDMVDDTSRKIQFLVLCPTRELCLQITKDIKNYSKYLPNIKTVAVYGGSSINDQIRSLREKPQIIVGTPGRVIDLINRKSLDFSNIHWLVLDEADEMLSMGFKDDLETIISETPETKQTFLFSATMSKEVERISKNYLTKPHRISVGSINEVKKNIKHEYYVVGYRQKKEALKRLIDNNPNQYSIIFCRTRMETQEVADFLMQNGYAADALHGDLSQAQRDTVMKKFRLKNIDILVATDVAARGLDVDSLTHVIHFSLPDDPEVFVHRSGRTGRAGKDGISIALIKPEESRKLKQIKSQSKIEIVEKIIPTGQEIIKAQVEGVFEKLFSEHENYFEFDASLIPDLSNFTKEELVGQLLQFQLRDMALYYENRNDIAEQKFNGRDDSERGSRRERSRDRDGRDRDRDRSSRDRGDRKSRKKSENMVRFFFNLGKRDELKKVDVLDIINQSTKKSGKKADIGDIEILEKFTFFEVEKSFKNEVMGNINNKKYKGREMRLEVAN from the coding sequence ATGAATTTATTTACCGAAACCAATTTAAGTCCTGAAATTCTGAAGGCTATTGGTGAACTAGGCTACGAGAGCCCTACTGAAATCCAGAAACAAACAATCCCCTTTATATCATCAGACGTTAGAGATCTTATCGCTCTGGCGCAGACGGGTACCGGAAAAACAGCAGCTTTTTCCCTTCCAATTTTGGATATGGTAGATGACACAAGCCGCAAAATCCAATTTTTGGTATTGTGTCCAACGCGCGAATTATGTCTTCAGATTACAAAAGACATAAAAAACTACTCTAAATACCTTCCTAATATTAAGACTGTTGCCGTATATGGTGGTAGCAGCATTAATGACCAAATCAGATCGCTTCGTGAGAAACCGCAAATTATTGTTGGTACACCGGGACGTGTTATCGATTTGATCAATCGTAAATCTTTGGATTTTTCCAATATTCACTGGTTGGTATTAGACGAAGCAGATGAAATGCTTTCAATGGGCTTCAAAGATGATTTGGAAACAATCATCAGCGAAACTCCGGAAACCAAACAGACTTTCCTTTTCTCAGCTACAATGAGCAAGGAAGTAGAACGTATTTCTAAGAATTATTTGACTAAACCGCACAGAATTTCTGTAGGTTCTATTAACGAGGTTAAGAAGAACATTAAGCATGAATATTATGTAGTAGGATATCGTCAGAAAAAAGAAGCTTTGAAAAGGCTTATTGACAATAACCCGAATCAGTATTCTATTATTTTCTGCCGTACCCGTATGGAAACTCAGGAAGTTGCTGATTTCCTTATGCAAAATGGTTATGCAGCAGATGCACTTCACGGAGACCTTTCTCAGGCACAGCGTGATACTGTAATGAAGAAGTTCCGTTTAAAGAACATCGACATACTAGTTGCTACCGACGTTGCAGCAAGAGGACTAGATGTAGATTCTTTAACTCACGTTATACATTTCTCTTTACCAGATGATCCTGAAGTATTCGTACACAGAAGTGGTAGAACTGGTAGAGCTGGAAAAGATGGTATTTCCATTGCTTTAATAAAACCTGAAGAAAGCCGCAAGCTGAAGCAGATTAAGAGCCAGAGTAAAATCGAAATTGTTGAGAAAATAATTCCTACAGGACAAGAGATTATCAAAGCTCAGGTAGAAGGTGTTTTTGAAAAATTATTCTCTGAGCACGAAAATTATTTTGAATTTGATGCTTCTTTGATTCCAGATCTTTCTAACTTCACTAAAGAAGAACTTGTTGGCCAGTTATTACAGTTCCAACTTCGTGACATGGCATTATACTACGAAAATCGTAATGATATTGCTGAGCAGAAGTTTAATGGAAGGGATGATTCTGAAAGAGGAAGCAGACGTGAACGCAGTCGTGACAGAGATGGCAGGGACAGAGATAGAGACAGAAGCAGCAGAGACCGTGGGGATCGTAAATCCAGAAAGAAAAGCGAAAACATGGTACGTTTCTTCTTTAATCTAGGAAAGAGAGATGAACTGAAAAAAGTAGATGTACTGGATATCATTAATCAGTCTACTAAAAAATCAGGTAAAAAAGCTGACATCGGAGATATTGAAATTTTAGAGAAATTCACTTTCTTCGAAGTAGAAAAAAGCTTCAAAAATGAAGTAATGGGTAACATTAACAACAAAAAATACAAAGGCAGAGAGATGCGTTTGGAAGTTGCTAACTAA